A DNA window from Engystomops pustulosus chromosome 10, aEngPut4.maternal, whole genome shotgun sequence contains the following coding sequences:
- the MRPS25 gene encoding small ribosomal subunit protein mS25, whose amino-acid sequence MPMKGPFPIRRTLQYLQSGEIVFRNSVKIMTVNYNSRGEHGEGARNFVFFHIPQIQYKNPRVQIVLLKNMTPAPFLRFYLDNGEQVLVDIEDKSRTQIIEHVKKILGKTEETLKAEEKAKMVLSNPANFGPKKYYLRECMCEVEGQVPCPGLVPLPKEMTGKYKAKVRAGTEV is encoded by the exons ATGCCGATGAAGGGGCCGTTCCCGATCCGCCGCACCCTCCAGTATCTGCAGAGCGGGGAGATCGTCTTCAGGAACAGCGTCAAGATCATGACCGTCAACTACAACTCCCGCGGGGAGCACGGGGAGGGCGCGCG GAATTTTGTCTTCTTCCACATCCCACAAATCCAGTATAAGAACCCGCGGGTGCAGATCGTCCTGCTGAAGAACATGACCCCCGCGCCATTCCTGCGCTTCTACCTGG ATAACGGGGAGCAGGTTCTGGTGGATATTGAAGATAAAAGCCGCACACAGATCATAGAACATGTGAAGAAGATCCTGGGGAAGACAGA AGAGACCCTAAAAGCAGAAGAAAAAGCCAAGATGGTTTTATCCAATCCGGCCAACTTCGGCCCCAAAAAGTACTACCTGCGCGAGTGCATGTGCGAGGTGGAGGGGCAGGTGCCGTGTCCGGGGCTGGTGCCGCTGCCAAAGGAGATGACGGGCAAATACAAAGCCAAAGTGCGGGCGGGGACGGAGGTGTGA